In a single window of the Terrirubrum flagellatum genome:
- a CDS encoding NAD(P)/FAD-dependent oxidoreductase, with product MISRRGLLRTAPAALATSTLFAPALAQAKPRVVVIGGGPGGATAAKYIAKDSNGAIDVTLVEPLDRFVTCFHSNLFIGGFKSFDQITHGYDAMKGYGVTQAKTMATSIDRGAKTVKLADGSTLAYDRLVVSPGIDIRFNSVPGYSEEASATLPHGWKPGEQTLLVKKQLDALEDGALIVMVAPPNPYRCPPGPYERISMFAHVLKTKGHQRSKIIIVDPKTTFSKQDLFLDGWKTHYPGMVEWLEPKAHGGVKGVDAKAMTVTTGNAAYKAQMITVIPAQTAGQIAIAAALTNQTGYCAINPDNMQSVEDSNIYVLGDASIAGEMPKSAFAANSQAKVAAMMIRSELAAARSFPARYANTCWSLIDMNDAVKVGGRYEAKDGRIAAIESFISKVGEDAATRKQTYDENIGWYEAITSDVFG from the coding sequence ATGATCAGTCGTCGAGGTCTGCTCAGAACCGCTCCCGCCGCGCTCGCGACATCGACGCTCTTCGCGCCGGCGCTGGCGCAGGCGAAGCCGCGCGTTGTGGTGATCGGCGGCGGGCCCGGCGGCGCGACCGCGGCGAAATATATCGCGAAGGATTCAAACGGCGCGATCGATGTCACTCTGGTCGAACCGCTCGATCGTTTCGTCACCTGCTTCCATTCCAATCTCTTCATCGGCGGCTTCAAGAGTTTCGATCAGATCACCCATGGCTATGACGCGATGAAAGGCTATGGCGTGACGCAGGCGAAAACCATGGCGACGTCGATCGATCGCGGCGCGAAGACGGTGAAGCTCGCGGATGGATCGACGCTCGCCTATGACAGGCTCGTTGTCTCGCCGGGGATCGATATCCGCTTCAACAGCGTGCCCGGCTATTCCGAGGAGGCGTCCGCGACGCTGCCGCATGGCTGGAAACCGGGTGAGCAGACGCTGCTGGTGAAGAAGCAACTCGATGCGCTGGAGGATGGCGCGCTGATCGTGATGGTCGCGCCGCCCAATCCCTATCGTTGCCCGCCCGGGCCTTATGAGCGCATCTCGATGTTCGCCCATGTGCTGAAGACGAAAGGCCATCAGCGCTCGAAGATCATCATCGTCGATCCCAAGACGACCTTTTCCAAGCAGGACCTCTTTCTCGACGGCTGGAAGACGCATTATCCCGGCATGGTCGAATGGCTGGAGCCGAAGGCGCATGGCGGCGTGAAGGGCGTCGACGCCAAGGCGATGACGGTGACGACGGGCAATGCGGCTTACAAGGCGCAGATGATCACGGTCATTCCCGCGCAGACGGCTGGACAGATCGCGATTGCGGCGGCGCTCACGAACCAGACAGGCTATTGCGCGATCAACCCCGACAACATGCAGTCGGTCGAGGACTCAAACATCTATGTGCTCGGCGACGCCTCGATCGCGGGCGAGATGCCGAAATCGGCTTTCGCCGCCAACAGCCAGGCGAAAGTCGCAGCCATGATGATCCGCAGCGAGCTTGCAGCGGCGCGCTCATTTCCCGCGCGTTACGCCAACACCTGCTGGTCGTTAATCGATATGAACGACGCGGTGAAGGTCGGCGGTCGCTACGAGGCGAAGGACGGGCGCATCGCCGCCATCGAAAGCTTCATCTCGAAAGTCGGCGAGGATGCGGCGACGCGCAAGCAAACTTATGACGAGAATATCGGCTGGTATGAGGCGATCACATCTGATGTCTTCGGCTGA
- a CDS encoding bifunctional riboflavin kinase/FAD synthetase, translating into MTAPPARLNPDFAVLTDPPQLPPALKGPVLAIGNFDGLHRGHLVLMAEARELARQLGAPAAVLTFEPHARIVARPDIPHFALCSREDKARLVKRAGMDALIEISFNKEFMALSAQDFIDHLLVERLGARGVVVGGNFRFGRGRSGDPAFLQARGRELGVEIKVLDPVTVDGRVISSSEVRQDLEKGLVAEAARLLGYWWFVRAPVAHGDKRGRELGFPTANMILDRNCRLAHGIYAVRAAVDGRIVDGVASFGRRPTFDDGAPRLETFLFDFSGDLYGKEIAVEFIAFLRGEEKFSSIDALVAQMHRDSDAARKAIAALGAAGVESVIAD; encoded by the coding sequence ATGACCGCCCCGCCCGCCCGTTTGAATCCCGACTTCGCCGTCCTCACCGATCCCCCGCAATTGCCGCCCGCCCTCAAGGGGCCGGTGCTGGCGATCGGCAATTTCGACGGGCTCCATCGCGGCCATCTCGTGCTGATGGCGGAGGCGCGCGAACTGGCGCGCCAGCTCGGCGCGCCTGCGGCCGTACTCACCTTCGAGCCCCATGCGCGCATCGTGGCGCGGCCCGATATTCCGCATTTCGCCCTGTGCTCCCGCGAGGACAAGGCGCGGCTCGTGAAGCGCGCCGGCATGGATGCGTTGATCGAAATCAGCTTCAACAAGGAGTTCATGGCGCTGTCGGCGCAGGATTTCATCGACCATCTCCTCGTTGAGCGGCTTGGCGCGCGCGGCGTCGTGGTTGGCGGCAATTTCCGCTTCGGACGCGGACGGTCCGGCGACCCCGCCTTTTTGCAGGCGCGCGGCCGCGAGCTCGGCGTCGAGATCAAAGTGCTGGACCCCGTGACGGTCGATGGCCGCGTGATCTCGTCGAGCGAGGTGCGTCAGGATCTCGAAAAGGGGCTGGTCGCGGAGGCGGCGCGGCTGCTCGGCTATTGGTGGTTCGTGCGCGCGCCTGTCGCCCATGGCGACAAGCGCGGCCGCGAGCTCGGCTTTCCCACGGCGAACATGATCCTCGACCGGAATTGTCGCCTGGCGCATGGCATCTATGCGGTGCGCGCGGCTGTCGATGGCCGCATCGTCGACGGCGTCGCAAGCTTCGGGCGGCGCCCGACCTTCGATGACGGCGCGCCGCGGCTCGAAACCTTCCTGTTCGATTTCTCCGGCGATCTCTATGGCAAGGAGATCGCGGTCGAGTTCATCGCCTTTCTGCGCGGCGAGGAGAAATTTTCTTCGATCGACGCGCTCGTCGCGCAGATGCATCGCGATTCCGATGCGGCGCGC
- a CDS encoding amidase: MGADQSLIRKTAAEMVPLLRKQAITPHDCLDALEARIAEVDGPVNALPTLCFERARKAAEAVMKKPRDQRGLLAGLPVAIKDLTEVAGVLTTYGSPIFRDFTPDESDPLVERLESEDGVVYAKTNTPEFGAGANTFNEVFGPTRNPWNTTRSAAGSSGGSAAALATGTAWLAHGSDLGGSLRNPASFCGIVGMRPSPGRVATAPDYQLDRQLPVQGPMARTVEDVALFLDALSGEDARDPVSLPKPAQSFHSAALSGWTPKRVAFSADLGITPVDSEVADLCRKAAMRFTEAGAVIEEAHPDFSEAHDTFNVLRARYFAINKKTMLETHRDKLKPEVIWNIEKGLQLTMIDQERAERQRAAMYQRAVKFFDDYDLICAPATIVSPFPIENRYVESCNGVKFDNYVHWLSIAYAFTLVSCPAISIPCGFTKEGLPVGLQIVAAPRADARLLAGAKAMEDILGLRGTTPIEPKVRH, translated from the coding sequence ATGGGAGCCGATCAATCGCTGATCCGCAAGACCGCGGCCGAGATGGTCCCCCTGCTGCGCAAGCAGGCCATCACGCCGCACGATTGTCTCGACGCCCTGGAGGCGCGAATCGCAGAGGTTGATGGTCCCGTCAACGCGCTGCCGACGCTCTGCTTCGAACGCGCACGGAAGGCGGCGGAGGCGGTGATGAAAAAACCTAGGGATCAGCGCGGCCTGCTCGCCGGCCTGCCCGTCGCCATCAAGGATCTGACCGAAGTCGCGGGCGTGTTGACCACCTACGGCTCGCCGATCTTCAGGGATTTCACGCCTGATGAATCCGACCCTCTGGTCGAGCGGCTCGAAAGCGAGGACGGCGTCGTCTACGCCAAAACCAACACGCCGGAATTCGGCGCCGGCGCCAACACCTTCAACGAGGTGTTCGGCCCGACGCGCAATCCCTGGAACACGACGCGCTCGGCGGCGGGCTCGTCCGGCGGATCGGCAGCGGCGCTCGCGACGGGAACCGCGTGGCTCGCCCATGGCTCCGATCTCGGCGGTTCGTTGCGGAATCCGGCAAGTTTCTGCGGCATCGTCGGCATGCGCCCTTCGCCGGGCCGCGTCGCCACCGCGCCGGACTATCAGCTCGATCGTCAGTTGCCGGTGCAGGGACCGATGGCGCGCACCGTCGAAGATGTCGCGCTGTTTCTCGACGCGCTGTCGGGCGAAGACGCGCGCGATCCCGTCTCTTTGCCGAAGCCGGCGCAATCGTTCCATTCGGCGGCGCTCTCGGGCTGGACGCCGAAGCGCGTGGCGTTCTCCGCCGATCTCGGCATCACGCCGGTGGATTCCGAGGTGGCCGATCTCTGCCGCAAGGCGGCGATGCGGTTCACTGAGGCCGGCGCTGTTATCGAGGAGGCGCATCCCGATTTCTCCGAGGCGCATGACACGTTCAACGTGCTGCGGGCGAGATACTTCGCCATCAACAAGAAGACGATGCTTGAAACCCATCGCGACAAGCTGAAGCCTGAAGTGATCTGGAATATCGAGAAGGGGCTTCAGCTCACCATGATTGATCAGGAGCGCGCGGAGCGGCAACGCGCGGCGATGTATCAGCGCGCCGTAAAATTCTTCGACGACTACGATCTCATCTGTGCGCCGGCAACGATTGTGTCGCCCTTCCCGATCGAGAATCGCTATGTCGAATCCTGCAATGGCGTAAAGTTCGACAATTATGTTCACTGGCTCTCGATCGCCTACGCCTTCACGCTCGTGAGCTGCCCGGCGATCTCGATCCCCTGCGGCTTCACGAAAGAGGGCCTGCCCGTCGGATTGCAGATCGTCGCTGCGCCGCGCGCCGATGCGCGGCTTCTCGCCGGCGCGAAGGCGATGGAGGATATTCTGGGATTGCGGGGAACGACGCCGATCGAGCCAAAAGTGAGACATTGA
- a CDS encoding c-type cytochrome, whose protein sequence is MREPLRPISLSLAAFAALAALSAAAQPKRGDAEFGRYLSAECVACHQLSGRAAGIPAITGWPEDAFVAALSDYRAKRRANVIMQTVAGKFSDEEIAALAAYFGGLGQTPPR, encoded by the coding sequence ATGCGCGAGCCGCTTCGGCCCATTTCTCTGTCATTGGCCGCCTTCGCGGCGCTTGCAGCGCTGTCGGCCGCCGCGCAGCCGAAGCGCGGCGATGCCGAGTTCGGCCGCTATCTCTCGGCCGAATGCGTCGCCTGCCATCAATTGTCCGGCCGCGCCGCGGGAATCCCCGCGATCACGGGCTGGCCCGAGGACGCCTTTGTTGCGGCCCTGTCGGACTATCGCGCGAAAAGGCGCGCGAATGTGATCATGCAGACGGTTGCGGGAAAATTCAGCGACGAGGAGATTGCGGCGCTCGCGGCCTATTTCGGCGGGCTCGGCCAGACGCCGCCTCGCTGA
- a CDS encoding cytochrome c family protein: MSSLRLMIAPLFVLAASGVAQAQDVEAGQRSYAKCRACHQIGEGAKNLVGPELNGLFGRKAGAVEGYSYSDPNKNSGIVWDEAVFAEYIKDPKAKIPNTKMVFAGIRNDKEIADLTAFLKQYDKDGKKK, from the coding sequence ATGTCATCTCTCCGGCTCATGATCGCTCCACTATTCGTGCTTGCGGCGTCAGGCGTTGCGCAGGCGCAGGATGTGGAGGCGGGTCAGCGCTCCTATGCAAAATGTCGCGCCTGCCATCAGATTGGCGAAGGCGCGAAGAATCTCGTCGGGCCGGAGCTGAACGGATTGTTCGGACGCAAGGCTGGCGCGGTCGAAGGCTACAGCTATTCCGATCCGAACAAGAATTCCGGCATCGTGTGGGACGAAGCGGTCTTCGCCGAATACATCAAGGATCCCAAGGCGAAGATTCCCAACACCAAGATGGTCTTCGCCGGCATCCGTAACGACAAGGAAATTGCCGATCTCACGGCGTTTCTCAAGCAGTACGACAAGGACGGGAAGAAGAAATAG
- a CDS encoding serine hydrolase — protein MLSSLNHRIAAWAFAMSAMTSISANAGPLPERVEKATRERIAAGVYQTLVFGVVDGDKSEIIAFGRLDDGAAPDGDTVFEIGSITKTFTAAMLAQAALSDRIKLDTPVSQLLPDFKIPSRGGKEITLGELATQHSGLPRLPTNLLGRDPSNPYADYDAAKLKTFLSGYQLPRDPGAAYEYSNLGFGLLGYALAQLDRATYDAFINEQIFKPLEMSMSSVALTPTMRARLARGHDNQGRPTKNWDFDALAGAGAIRSTTNDMLRYLRSNMGASPLASAMKFAQEPRAALAGAGRIGLAWMTTDKGIVWHNGMTGGYASFIGFTSDRRRGIVIFSDTAADLDDLGFATLDERAPLAAAFKAISLPGASLDDYAGLYRLADNFLLNVFQMKDGLHARATGQSALPIFPSAPNEFFARVAGISISFTRDSGGAVNGLVLHQNGDHTAPKLGAGGSTPEFQGVSLDAAALGEYVGEYQFDFGLLDVALNIDHLEAQLTGQPPFPVFASARDEFFYTVVKAQLSFERDAGGKIAAVILHQNGRDARAPRMTSGR, from the coding sequence TTGCTTTCGTCGCTCAATCACCGCATCGCCGCATGGGCCTTCGCGATGTCAGCCATGACGAGCATTTCCGCAAATGCAGGGCCGCTGCCCGAGCGCGTCGAGAAAGCCACGCGGGAGCGCATCGCGGCGGGCGTCTATCAGACGCTGGTCTTTGGCGTCGTGGACGGAGACAAGAGCGAGATCATCGCCTTTGGCCGGCTTGACGACGGCGCCGCGCCTGATGGCGACACGGTTTTCGAAATCGGTTCAATCACGAAGACCTTCACGGCCGCAATGCTGGCGCAGGCCGCGCTTTCAGACCGCATCAAGCTCGACACGCCGGTTTCGCAACTTCTGCCGGATTTCAAAATTCCCTCGCGCGGCGGCAAGGAGATCACGCTTGGCGAACTCGCGACGCAGCATTCCGGACTGCCGCGGCTGCCCACCAATCTTCTGGGACGCGACCCGTCAAATCCCTATGCCGACTATGATGCGGCGAAGCTGAAAACATTTCTTTCGGGATATCAGCTCCCGCGCGATCCCGGCGCCGCCTACGAATATTCCAATCTCGGCTTTGGCCTTCTGGGCTATGCGCTGGCGCAACTGGATCGCGCGACTTACGACGCCTTCATCAACGAACAGATTTTCAAACCGCTCGAGATGTCGATGAGCAGCGTCGCGCTCACACCGACCATGCGCGCCCGCCTCGCACGAGGCCACGACAATCAGGGCAGGCCGACGAAGAACTGGGATTTCGACGCGCTGGCGGGCGCGGGAGCCATCCGCTCCACGACCAATGACATGCTGCGCTATCTCAGGAGCAATATGGGCGCTTCGCCTTTGGCTTCTGCGATGAAGTTCGCGCAGGAGCCGCGCGCTGCATTGGCGGGCGCTGGACGCATTGGTCTCGCCTGGATGACGACCGACAAGGGAATCGTCTGGCACAATGGCATGACCGGCGGCTATGCAAGCTTCATCGGTTTCACGTCCGACCGGCGGCGCGGCATCGTCATCTTCAGCGACACGGCGGCGGACCTCGATGATCTGGGATTTGCGACGCTCGATGAAAGGGCGCCGCTGGCGGCTGCATTCAAGGCGATATCGCTCCCCGGCGCTTCTCTCGACGACTATGCGGGACTCTACAGGCTCGCCGATAATTTCCTGCTGAACGTGTTCCAGATGAAAGACGGGCTCCATGCGCGGGCGACCGGACAAAGCGCGCTGCCGATCTTCCCGTCCGCGCCCAACGAGTTTTTCGCCAGGGTTGCGGGAATCAGCATCAGCTTCACGCGCGATTCCGGAGGCGCGGTGAACGGGCTTGTGCTGCATCAAAACGGCGATCACACGGCGCCGAAGCTCGGCGCAGGCGGATCAACGCCGGAGTTTCAGGGTGTTTCGCTCGACGCCGCTGCGCTCGGCGAATATGTCGGCGAGTATCAGTTCGATTTCGGCCTGCTCGACGTCGCGCTCAACATCGATCATCTCGAAGCGCAGCTCACAGGGCAGCCGCCGTTTCCGGTCTTTGCAAGCGCCAGGGACGAGTTCTTCTACACTGTCGTCAAAGCTCAACTCAGCTTCGAGCGCGATGCCGGCGGGAAGATCGCCGCGGTCATCCTGCACCAGAACGGCCGCGATGCGCGCGCGCCGCGCATGACAAGCGGAAGATAG